TGTTGTCTTTACGTAACAGCAATACCTGTTATAGGAATTGTCCCCCCCTTTAGAATAGGCTTCTGCATCACTATCTCTGGGGTCAAGAGTAACTTTCTCCTCTGTGACAGTGTAGATAATTCTGTCGGGAGTACACTTTTTATCAAACACAGAACAAGTGTTGTGGTTTTCCACTCCTCCAGGCAAAGTATTTGTGGAATAGCACTTGTCCAGGTACCTCAGAACCTCATCTCCATCCACCTTATTGTTGAGCGTCCTTGAATCATCTATTGTGGTGATATTACTGGGTCCACATCCttcttccttttcctttttttcagcCTTTTTATCCAGCTCATTAGAACTCCCTTTACCGGACTCTTTGTCTGATGGAGTCTTCAGAAGCTCCACATTTTCTTTATCTTTCCCCTTCTTGCAGCAGCAGGTACAGTACTTATAGGGCCACTTAGTACAGCCATCAGTTCTTCTGGTCAGGGTAATAGCTGCCACACCGGGAAGAAATATAGCTGGTCCTATAGCAATAAGTGGAATGGATCCCAAAGTTTCCCCTTTGAACCCTGACACTGTAAACATAAAGCCGAAGACAAGGAATATGCTCACCAAGGCTACCACCAGTCCAGTGCGAGGGTTGATATCATCCGGTCTCATCTCTCTACACCATTAGACTGTACTTTGTGACCATCAGTACATCAACAGCTTTAGTTCCTTTAGGTTAGAGACCACCGAACTACTGTATTCTTCCAAAGCATTAATGAAACAAAATGCAGCCCCCCCTTATTTATCACAGGATAAACTGTTTTCCTATAAACTCCACAGATgactccagcctggatctcctTGTCTTGCTTGTATTCTTAGTTATTAAAATCCCGAGAAGATGACAATAACTCTTGGATGACTTAGGTTATTCACTTGTGAAGACATTACTCCTGAAGCAGATGCGATCCTTACAGGAAAGTCCTCTGGGAGCTGGATGCTGTGTTTCGGATGCCAGAACAGTGAGATCCTGCATGTGTTCAAAGTGCTTGAATGGGAACTGAGACACTCATCTCTTAATGCAAGAGTATGTgagaagagggaggggaggggaggagtggACTTTAAATATTAGAAAGATAAAGCACTCAGGGACCTCCTGCTTTATCATAGGAAAAGACATATCAGCAATTTCAGATGTACAAACAGGCAGCTAATGTTTGACCCTTAACTAAAAGAAGAATATTTAATTTGAGCATATACAACTATATATCATTGTAGAATATTTTGTGCTGCATGACGGTTCATTTGATGCAAGCACCTATAAAGATATAAAATCATAGAGACAAGTCTCCTTTTGATTGAAGAGTGAATGACCTTTACAGGGGTAAGTCAACATCCTTTGTGTCTCAAGACATGAAACCGGTGTGCTGCACAGGGACACATATCCTTTAAAGAAATGACCCGCAATGGTATTCACCACTAGAGACAATTGTTTCTCCTGACTCCCCAGATTCATTGCTTTGTGATGTTTTTACTATTCCCCTAAAACTGGCAAAACTTTGATTTACCCAATATTGTGGGCACATTTGTTCATTTCTATTCACCGACTTTTAGCAAAACAATAGCATATGTTTCCACAGATCATTGCTCTTCATTTGATTACCGTATTttccgtcatataagacgctccggcatataagacgcacctaattttataggataaaaatctagaaaataaagattctgaaccaaatacaatgtaaagtataggacagtgatcttcaacctgcagaccttcagatgttgcaaaactacaactcccagcatgcccggacagccgttggctgtccgggcatgctgggagttgtagttccacaacatctggaggtctgcaggttgaagaccactggtatgggaggtagtactcatgtgtccccgccgctccggaccgtcaccgcttgtcaccgctgccctggatgtcgccctccatcgctgttgccgcgtccccggggtgtccccgtcgctccggaacatctctgctgtcgggtatcctcgctctccgttgccgccatgacgtcgctacgcacgccgctcctattggatgacgggacggcgtgcacgatgACATGATGACAacaaaggagagcgctggccatgcaggggattgcggcacggagcagacaccaaggaggcaggtaaggtccctcccggtgtcctgtaagctgttcagaatgctgcaatttcaccgcggcggtcccgaacagcccgattgaacagccgggttagtgttatttttgcttcagacgcggtggtcagctttgatcgccgcgtctgaagggttaatacagggcatcaccgtgatcggtgatgtcctgtattagccgcgggtcctggccgttgatggctgcggggaccaccgcgataggggtgtattcaccttataagacgcaccaactttccccccccagttttggggaagaaaagtgcatcttatacggcgaaaaatacggtacatgctaACCTACAGCCAGTAGGCAGGACCATGAGAAAATACGTAACAGATCAGTGCAGGATTAGACCAaacactataataatacaaaCTCGTAGGTTTGGATAAAAATCTGTAGACACAAGGTGGTAGAAGttttgtaacaaaaaaaattttgtaatcttgcttaattttttattttaaatgttatgGAGCAAAAACAAGGTGATGTTACTTGATAAAGAGGTTGTCTTgagacatgtttttatttatgtctggggtgatgtaaaaaaaaaaaaatagtcatacTCACCTACCTCGATTCCCTGCAACTCTCAACCTGACGTCATCCGATTCCCACTTGTCTAGCTTCTTGTTTATacaagccaatcactgactgaggtgggTCACAACTGTGGCTAATGATTGGCAGTGAGTCAGTGCAGGAGCTGTGGGGAGGGGAAAATGCCTTTATTTTTACACCAccccatttttatttaaatttttcaaatcaactggtgccagaaagttaaacagatttttaaattacttctattaaaaaaatcttaatccttccagtacttatcagattctgtatacagaggacgttgtatagttcttttttgtatgaccacactgctctctgctgacacctctgtccatgtcaggaactgcttggagcaggagaggtttgctatgtggattttctcctgctctggacagtccttgacatggacagaggtgtcagcagagagcactatgctcagaaagaaaaaaacaactcgacttcctctgtagtatacagcagctgatgagtaattGAAGAAGTactcatcggagtacccctttaacttagaagTCTAGTTAATGTAACATTTAATGGTCATTTTCAAAAGACTTTTATTGTTAAATATCACTATCACAATAGATTTGCATCAGATGCCATATTAACAAGTTTTGTTTTTGTACAATGCCCTCTGGGCATGAAGGGATGCAGATTACACATTTTAGGATTTGTGAGGGGTAGACTGCCGCATCATCACATCTGTCCACACATATTTCTTTTCTTACATCATGTGGCCTGTTTAATGCCTTCTAAGGAATTTTAGTTGTATGTTGAAAAAGACAGCCTAGTCTATTGTGCCAAATTGCTAACAAAATCATGCAGATGGTACTTTTGCTGTTTGACTCTGCTACACAGATCCCATTCTAGTTATTACCCTCTTATGCCATTTTTTCATGCTAATGTAAGGACAGATCCAGTTTATCAATGTATGCTGCAATGTgtttactattttttatatatttgacaATATCATTCTTTTCTAAGATATTATAAGAGTCatgcaggattagaaaaacacagcttttttttctcaAGAAATTGCATTATACCTGTATAAGAGCTGTGTTTGGTTTTGCAGCTTCGCTAAAGTAGGGTAAGTTCACAGGGCACATAAATACAGTAGATTTTATGCAGAGAAAAATCTGCAACGTTAAtgcaacatttatttatttatttaactacaGTTGCAGATTTTGTTGTGGATCACAgcatttctgcagcaaatactgCCACACTACTGATTTATTGCACATTTTAacttgcccattgaagtcaagggGGAAAAACTGCAGCAAATCAGTACTGTCTGCAACCTAAATTGAGGTGCGGAATAAAAATACACACCATAGGTCAATTTCCATGTAACTTCCATATTGCTGCTactgcagtattatatgcagtatCTGCATGCAACATCACTCCTTAGTGCACATGCCAtgaacatatcctcaatatgGCTAAGCTGCAAAGCCGAACACTAGCAGTGGACACATATGcttctgtttttagaagaaataagGCATGTTTTTTCATACTGGACACCCCCTTAAAACAACAAATAAAACATACATCCCTTAGCATCCAACAGGACTTCATGGTTATTGTACTGATGAAACCAAAAAGTACTTACTGGAAAATAGCTATGTCTTATTATTTTCTtacagggattatccaggaatagaaaaatagagctactttctttcaaaaaagtgttccccgtctgtctcctgGTTGACAGACATGgaactgttgtcacgatgccggctggcaggtagtggatcctctgtgccagagagggattggcgaggaccgcgctagtggaccggttctaagtcactattggttttcaccagagcccgccgcaaagcgggatggtcttgctgcggcggtagtgaccaggtcgtatccactagcaacggctcacctctctgactgctgatgataggcgaggtacaagggagtagacagaagcaaggtcggacgtagcagaaggtcgggggcaggcggcaaggttcgtagtcagggtggatagcagaagttctggtacacaggctttagacacacaaaacgctttcactaggcacaagggcaacaagatccggcaagggagtgcaggggaagtgaggtataagtagggagtgcacaggtggaaactaattaagctaattgggaagattgggccaggcaccatcattggtgcactggccctttaaatcgcagagacccggcgcgcgcgcgccctagggagcggggccgcgcgcgccgggacaggaccgacggagagcgagtcaggtacagggaccggggtgcgcatcgcgagcgggcgccacccgcatcgcgaatcgcatcccggctggaggcgggaccgcagcgcacccggtcagtggatctgaccggggcgctgcaacaacgaggatgaggcgagcgctccggggaggaacggggacccggagcgctcggcgtaacagtacccccccccccttgggtctccccctcttcttggggccaaagaacctgaggaaaaaaaactcaattttttcgtgatgaggtccgatgcacattaggaggggttccgtgcggtaacgcacgagacagtccaatttttcattgtaaacacaattgatgtagaggggtctggcgagactggtcacagggacgttgaacctgttgataagagaggccaaaaaaatttttcctgcagatccggaatccaagaaggccatagtagagaaggtagaggcagatatccgcacaggcacagtaaggcgtggagaagcagagttgacatcaagaactgtgtcacctttgtgcggagtcagcgtacgtctttccaggcggggagaacggataggacaatccttcaggaagtgttcggtaccggcatagtacaggcaaagattctccatgcggcgtcgtgtcctctcttgaggtgtcaagcgagaccggtcaacttgcatagcctccacggcgggaggcacaggaacggtttgcagaggaccagaggagagaggagccggggagaaaaaacgcctcgtgcgaacaaagtccatatccaggcggagctccagacgccatccggaaaaacgcatgtcaatgcgagtggcaagatgaatgagttcatgtaggttagcaggagtctctcgtgcggccagaacatctttaatgttgctggataggccttttttaaaggtcgcgcagagagcctcactattccaggacaactcggaagcaagagcacggaactgaatggcgtactcgccaacggaagaaacaccctgggccaggttcagcagggcagtctcggcagaagaagctcgggcaggctcctcgaagacaccacggacctcagcgaagaaggactggactgtggctgtggcaggatcattgcggtcccagagtggtgtggccccagacaaggcctttccagaaaggagaccacggcagagtctagagtcctcatcaaatttgtccggcagggacaagcaggggttaggagcggccggttgctgcggaggagttgcaggagccggcggaggagatggttgttgcagttgcagctgctgtaactgtgacttcagttgctgtgtcacggtggacaagtatgccagctggtgattttgttgggtgatcatcgtggaaatgtcggcaagacttgacagcggcacctcagcggaatccatggccggacgctgcggaggagttgcaggagacggcggaggagatggttgttgcagttgcagctgctgtgtcagtggcagcagctgctgtaactgtgacttcagttgctgtttcacggaggacaagtatgccagctggtgattttgttgggtgatcatcgtgaaaatgtcggcaagacttgacagcggcacctcagcggaatccatggccggatctactgtcacgatcccggctggtaggaggtggatcctctgtgccagagagggattggcgaggaccgtgctagtggaccggttctaagtcactacaggttttcaccagagcccgccgcaaagcgggatggtcttgctgcggcggtagtgaccaggtcgtatccactagcaacggctcaacctctctgactgctgaagataggcgcggtacaagggagtag
Above is a genomic segment from Hyla sarda isolate aHylSar1 chromosome 1, aHylSar1.hap1, whole genome shotgun sequence containing:
- the TMEM215 gene encoding transmembrane protein 215 — translated: MRPDDINPRTGLVVALVSIFLVFGFMFTVSGFKGETLGSIPLIAIGPAIFLPGVAAITLTRRTDGCTKWPYKYCTCCCKKGKDKENVELLKTPSDKESGKGSSNELDKKAEKKEKEEGCGPSNITTIDDSRTLNNKVDGDEVLRYLDKCYSTNTLPGGVENHNTCSVFDKKCTPDRIIYTVTEEKVTLDPRDSDAEAYSKGGDNSYNRYCCYVKTTEVNWDQETIV